A single Bifidobacterium scardovii JCM 12489 = DSM 13734 DNA region contains:
- the argS gene encoding arginine--tRNA ligase, whose protein sequence is MSPEALSELISQIAHELVAAGKAGNLTDDLIPPVEKLTVMRPKDRAHGDWASNIAMQLAKKAGMKPHDLAELFAAALAGAEGVKSVEVAGPGFINITLDSASAAAVIDQVLEGGTAFGKNDHLGGKTLNLEFVSANPTGPIHIGGTRWAAVGDSMARVLEANGAKVVREYYFNDHGEQINRFAKSLVAAAHGEETPIDGYKGKYINEIADRVIAEAEADGVDVLAMPRVDGGLDKDGNPLGEGDSEQREEFRKRAVPMMFDEIQKSMKDFRVRFDVWFHENSLYQDGEVAKAIEELRSRGDIYEKDGATWFESTKHGDDKDRVIIKSNGEFAYFAADIAYYWNKRHREADPADVAIYMLGADHHGYIGRMMAMCAAFGDEPGVNMQILIGQMVNVMKDGKAVRMSKRAGNVVTIDDLTEAIGVDAARYSLARTDYNSPVDIDLNLLASHSNENPVYYVQYAHARSCNVDRNAQAAGVTYEGADASLLDTEADGEVLAALAQWPATLTLAGDQRAPHRVAHYLEDLAAAYHKWYNVERVVPMALTEPEERLDDAAREAVRIAKNPEPARAAARLKLNDAVRTVIESGLDLLGVTAPDKM, encoded by the coding sequence ATGAGTCCTGAAGCCCTGAGCGAACTGATTTCGCAAATTGCACATGAACTGGTTGCAGCCGGAAAGGCCGGCAACCTGACCGATGATCTGATCCCGCCCGTCGAGAAGCTGACCGTGATGCGCCCGAAGGATCGCGCGCACGGCGACTGGGCCTCGAATATCGCCATGCAGCTGGCCAAGAAGGCCGGTATGAAGCCCCACGACCTCGCCGAGCTGTTCGCCGCGGCGCTCGCCGGCGCCGAAGGCGTCAAGTCGGTGGAGGTGGCCGGCCCCGGGTTCATCAACATCACGCTCGATTCCGCGTCGGCCGCCGCCGTGATCGACCAGGTGCTCGAAGGGGGCACCGCGTTCGGCAAGAACGATCATCTGGGTGGCAAGACCCTGAACCTGGAGTTCGTCTCCGCCAATCCGACCGGCCCGATCCACATCGGCGGCACGCGCTGGGCGGCCGTCGGCGATTCGATGGCCCGCGTGCTCGAGGCGAACGGCGCCAAGGTCGTGCGCGAATACTACTTCAACGACCATGGCGAGCAGATCAACCGCTTCGCCAAGTCGCTGGTCGCCGCCGCGCACGGCGAGGAGACGCCGATCGACGGATACAAGGGCAAGTACATCAATGAGATCGCCGACCGCGTGATCGCCGAGGCCGAGGCCGACGGCGTGGACGTGCTGGCGATGCCGCGCGTCGACGGCGGGCTCGACAAGGACGGCAACCCGCTCGGCGAGGGCGATTCCGAGCAGCGCGAGGAATTCCGCAAGCGCGCCGTGCCGATGATGTTCGACGAGATCCAGAAGTCGATGAAGGACTTCCGCGTCCGCTTCGACGTGTGGTTCCACGAGAACAGCCTGTATCAGGACGGCGAGGTCGCCAAGGCGATCGAGGAGCTGCGCTCCCGCGGCGACATCTACGAGAAGGACGGCGCCACCTGGTTCGAATCGACCAAGCATGGCGACGACAAGGACCGCGTCATCATCAAGTCGAACGGCGAATTCGCCTATTTCGCCGCCGACATCGCCTACTACTGGAACAAGCGCCACCGCGAGGCCGACCCGGCCGACGTGGCGATCTACATGCTCGGCGCCGACCACCACGGCTATATCGGCCGCATGATGGCCATGTGCGCCGCGTTCGGCGACGAGCCGGGCGTGAACATGCAGATCCTCATCGGCCAGATGGTCAACGTGATGAAGGACGGCAAGGCCGTGCGCATGTCCAAGCGCGCCGGCAACGTCGTGACCATCGACGACCTGACCGAGGCCATCGGCGTGGACGCGGCCCGCTACTCGCTGGCCCGCACCGACTACAACTCGCCGGTCGACATCGATCTGAACCTGCTCGCCTCGCACTCCAACGAGAACCCGGTGTACTACGTGCAGTACGCGCACGCGCGTTCCTGCAACGTGGACCGCAACGCTCAGGCGGCCGGCGTGACCTACGAGGGCGCCGACGCGAGCCTGCTCGACACCGAGGCCGACGGCGAGGTGCTCGCCGCGCTGGCCCAGTGGCCGGCGACGCTGACCCTGGCCGGCGACCAGCGGGCGCCGCATCGCGTGGCGCATTATCTGGAGGATCTCGCCGCCGCGTACCACAAGTGGTACAACGTGGAGCGCGTGGTTCCGATGGCCCTGACCGAGCCCGAGGAACGGCTGGACGATGCCGCGCGCGAGGCCGTGCGCATCGCCAAGAATCCGGAGCCGGCCCGTGCCGCGGCGCGACTGAAGCTCAACGACGCGGTCCGCACGGTGATCGAGTCCGGACTGGATCTGCTCGGCGTGACCGCGCCGGACAAGATGTGA
- a CDS encoding diaminopimelate decarboxylase family protein: protein MAITPIWPEATGIDENGELTFHGRTAASLLDEFGSPLYVIDTDEVAGRARHFVRAAAEAFSNSTTHVSFAGKAFLSKEIVRIVTGAGMLVDTCSMGEIRIALAAGVPGRRLVLHGNNKSDEEIALAIEQGFAKIVVDSPDEPARIAAIAQRLGKRARVMLRVTSGIHAGGHEYVSTAHEDQKFGVPLLPAGADAAVLDVLADLAGVTPAGANARVAAAGVGAVAAASAVAVAAAGAASDDAAAESSGAAANLHEGRELHHNVRYPYDLDRSEVSETDRALAAAMEAVADGPALAVLKDIYARQDVLELVGVHSHIGSNIHDADAFIQAARRMMLLRKTFYATDAYTLPEVDLGGGYSVAYTDGEDSMDIDVELRRLADAVTGINRALGMPAPAISFEPGRWIVAPAGVTLYRVGTIKPVHLSGGDHAATDKTGNPISERVYVSVDGGMSDNIRPALYGADYTVRLANRHGSDGTMLVRVVGMHCESGDIIVHEDRLPADLRRGDILAVPVTGAYGRTMASNYNQALIPAVVAVSESGAHVMLRRQTIDDLLDLDLG, encoded by the coding sequence ATGGCCATTACCCCCATCTGGCCCGAAGCCACGGGCATCGACGAGAACGGCGAGCTCACCTTCCACGGGCGCACGGCGGCGTCGCTGCTCGACGAGTTCGGTTCGCCGCTGTATGTGATCGACACCGACGAGGTGGCGGGGCGCGCCCGTCATTTCGTGCGGGCGGCGGCCGAGGCGTTCAGCAATTCGACCACGCATGTGAGTTTCGCGGGCAAGGCGTTCCTGTCCAAGGAAATCGTGCGGATCGTCACCGGCGCCGGCATGCTGGTCGACACCTGCTCGATGGGGGAGATCCGCATCGCGCTGGCGGCCGGCGTTCCCGGGCGCCGTCTCGTACTGCACGGCAACAACAAGTCCGACGAGGAGATCGCGCTGGCGATCGAGCAGGGCTTCGCCAAGATCGTGGTCGATTCTCCCGACGAGCCGGCGCGCATCGCCGCGATCGCGCAGCGGCTCGGCAAGCGCGCCAGGGTGATGCTGCGCGTGACCTCCGGCATCCACGCGGGCGGGCACGAGTACGTTTCCACCGCGCATGAGGATCAGAAGTTCGGCGTGCCGCTGCTGCCGGCCGGCGCCGATGCCGCGGTGCTGGACGTGCTCGCCGATTTGGCCGGCGTGACCCCTGCCGGGGCGAATGCGCGCGTGGCCGCTGCCGGTGTCGGTGCGGTGGCTGCGGCGTCTGCGGTTGCGGTGGCTGCGGCGGGTGCGGCCTCGGATGATGCGGCTGCGGAGTCGTCCGGCGCCGCGGCGAATCTGCATGAGGGGCGCGAACTGCACCACAATGTGCGTTATCCCTACGATCTCGACCGCTCCGAGGTCTCCGAAACCGACCGCGCGCTCGCCGCGGCGATGGAGGCTGTGGCGGACGGTCCGGCGCTCGCCGTGCTCAAGGACATCTACGCGCGCCAGGACGTGCTCGAACTCGTCGGCGTCCACTCGCATATCGGATCGAACATCCATGATGCGGATGCATTCATCCAAGCCGCCCGCCGCATGATGCTGCTGCGCAAGACCTTCTACGCGACCGACGCCTACACGCTGCCCGAGGTCGATCTTGGCGGAGGATATTCCGTGGCGTACACGGACGGCGAGGATTCGATGGACATCGACGTCGAGCTGCGCCGCCTGGCCGATGCGGTCACCGGCATCAACCGCGCCCTCGGCATGCCTGCGCCGGCGATCTCCTTCGAACCGGGGCGCTGGATCGTGGCTCCGGCCGGCGTGACGCTGTACCGCGTCGGCACGATCAAGCCCGTGCACCTGAGCGGCGGCGACCATGCCGCGACCGACAAGACCGGCAACCCGATCAGCGAGCGCGTCTATGTGTCCGTCGACGGCGGCATGAGCGACAACATCCGCCCGGCGCTCTATGGCGCGGATTACACGGTGCGCCTCGCCAACCGCCATGGCAGCGACGGCACGATGCTGGTGCGCGTGGTCGGCATGCACTGCGAGTCCGGCGACATCATCGTGCATGAGGACCGGCTGCCCGCCGATCTTCGACGCGGCGACATCCTGGCCGTGCCGGTGACCGGCGCCTATGGGCGCACGATGGCGAGCAACTACAACCAGGCGCTGATCCCCGCCGTGGTGGCCGTGTCCGAGTCCGGCGCGCACGTCATGCTGCGGCGCCAGACCATCGACGACCTGCTCGATCTGGATCTCGGCTGA
- a CDS encoding PTS sugar transporter subunit IIA has protein sequence MTAAPAAAPTPAPAAPAATETILAPADGAIKAIAEVPDETVAAKILGDGFAVVPSSARIVSPVAGKVTTVAQAKHAVGITTAAGIEVLVHIGVDTVQLKGEPFTMQVAEGQSIAAGAPLVDVDWAAIKAAGKPTDVIVVFTNPTAISDLRITATGAVTTGAPVGTVTAK, from the coding sequence GTGACGGCAGCTCCCGCTGCCGCTCCCACGCCGGCTCCGGCCGCCCCCGCCGCGACCGAGACGATCCTCGCGCCAGCCGATGGCGCGATCAAGGCGATCGCCGAGGTTCCCGATGAGACCGTCGCCGCGAAGATCCTCGGCGACGGCTTCGCCGTGGTTCCCTCCTCGGCGCGCATCGTCTCGCCGGTCGCCGGCAAGGTGACCACCGTGGCCCAGGCCAAGCATGCGGTCGGCATCACCACCGCCGCCGGCATCGAGGTGCTGGTGCACATCGGCGTCGACACCGTGCAGCTGAAGGGCGAGCCCTTCACGATGCAGGTGGCCGAAGGCCAGTCCATCGCCGCGGGCGCCCCGCTCGTCGACGTGGATTGGGCGGCCATCAAGGCGGCCGGCAAGCCGACCGACGTGATCGTGGTCTTCACCAACCCCACGGCGATCAGCGATCTGCGCATCACCGCCACGGGCGCCGTCACCACCGGAGCACCGGTCGGTACGGTCACCGCCAAGTAA
- the nagE gene encoding N-acetylglucosamine-specific PTS transporter subunit IIBC, whose protein sequence is MKAYIQRLGRALMLPVACLPAAALFLGFGYWIDPSAWGGNNVVSAYLVKTGSAILDNLGLLFAVGVAIGMARDKDGASALSGLVGFLTITTIMGSASMFLGFDAEKIATEHPAFAPGAIGNKNVFFGILVGCIAGALYNKFGKTKLPDFLAFFSGRRCVPILTAAIMSLVSLLLLFIWPAVYGALVWFGESIMGLGAVGAGIYAFFNRLLIPTGLHHALNNVFWFNLAGIDDITKFWSGQGAVQATGGFHPFGTYVTGIYQAGFFPIMMFGLPAGAFAIYRNAKPENRKTVGSLMLAGGLAAFLTGVTEPLEFSFMFAAFPLYVVHAVLTAISVFIAAAFQWIAGFNFSAGFIDWFLSLKVPQAHMPWMLLVQGVVFAVIYYFVFDFMIKKFNLKTPGRGDSTDEDASSAATDTATTASGDKYVDMASALYAALGGKSNVTEIENCITRLRMGVVDSSKVDVEAIKRTGVPGVKVLDKKNVQVIVGTQVQAVADAMNDIASGAVAGGGAAPKA, encoded by the coding sequence ATGAAAGCATATATCCAGCGCCTTGGCCGCGCTCTTATGCTGCCCGTTGCGTGCTTGCCTGCCGCGGCACTGTTTCTGGGCTTTGGTTACTGGATCGATCCGAGTGCCTGGGGCGGTAACAACGTAGTTTCCGCGTATCTGGTCAAAACCGGCTCGGCGATCCTCGACAATCTGGGTCTGCTGTTCGCCGTCGGCGTCGCCATCGGCATGGCCCGCGACAAGGACGGCGCCTCCGCGCTGTCCGGCCTGGTCGGCTTCCTGACCATCACCACGATCATGGGCTCCGCATCCATGTTCCTCGGCTTCGACGCCGAAAAGATCGCCACCGAGCACCCGGCGTTCGCGCCCGGCGCCATCGGCAACAAGAACGTGTTCTTCGGCATCTTGGTCGGCTGCATCGCCGGCGCGCTCTACAACAAGTTCGGTAAAACCAAACTGCCGGACTTCCTGGCGTTCTTCTCCGGACGCCGTTGCGTGCCGATCCTGACGGCCGCGATCATGTCGCTCGTCTCGCTGCTCCTGCTGTTCATCTGGCCGGCCGTCTACGGCGCGCTGGTCTGGTTCGGCGAGTCCATCATGGGCCTCGGCGCCGTCGGCGCGGGCATCTACGCGTTCTTCAACCGCCTGCTCATCCCGACCGGTCTGCACCACGCGCTGAACAACGTGTTCTGGTTCAACCTCGCCGGCATCGACGACATCACCAAGTTCTGGTCCGGACAAGGCGCCGTGCAGGCAACCGGCGGCTTCCACCCGTTCGGCACCTACGTCACCGGCATCTACCAGGCCGGCTTCTTCCCGATCATGATGTTCGGCCTGCCGGCCGGCGCGTTCGCGATTTACCGCAACGCCAAGCCCGAGAACCGCAAGACGGTCGGCTCCCTGATGCTGGCCGGCGGCCTCGCCGCCTTCCTCACCGGCGTGACCGAGCCGCTGGAGTTCTCCTTCATGTTCGCCGCCTTCCCGCTGTACGTCGTGCACGCGGTGCTCACCGCCATCTCGGTGTTCATCGCCGCGGCGTTCCAATGGATCGCCGGATTCAACTTCTCCGCAGGCTTCATCGACTGGTTCCTGTCGCTGAAGGTGCCGCAGGCGCATATGCCATGGATGCTGCTTGTGCAAGGCGTGGTCTTCGCGGTCATCTACTACTTCGTGTTCGACTTCATGATCAAGAAGTTCAACCTGAAGACCCCGGGCCGCGGCGACAGCACCGATGAGGACGCCTCCTCCGCCGCGACCGACACCGCCACCACCGCCTCCGGCGACAAGTACGTCGACATGGCCTCGGCGCTGTACGCGGCGCTCGGCGGCAAGTCCAACGTCACCGAGATCGAGAACTGCATCACCCGTCTGCGCATGGGTGTCGTCGACTCCTCGAAGGTTGACGTCGAGGCGATCAAGCGCACCGGCGTGCCGGGCGTCAAGGTGCTCGACAAGAAAAACGTCCAGGTCATCGTCGGCACGCAGGTGCAGGCCGTGGCCGACGCGATGAACGACATCGCGTCCGGGGCGGTCGCCGGAGGTGGTGCGGCCCCAAAAGCGTGA
- a CDS encoding homoserine dehydrogenase translates to MLVAQLNQEPIRVGLLGAGTVGSQTARLLVEQKDELAARIGRPIELAGVACLDPDEVNFPWIDKSLLTTDTMSVATNADIVVELIGGTTVARTFVMAAIESGASVVTANKALLAKYGPEIYAAADTKGVDIYFEAAVGGAIPFLLPLRESLAGDKVTSMLGIVNGTTNYILDEMTTKGLQFDDVLKDAQAKGYAEADPTGDIEGYDAANKAAIMATLGFHTNVTIDDVSVEGITRITADDIAAATAENKVIKLLAVVENGEAGVSARVYPALISNTHPLASVHGSFNAVFVKAEAADDLMFYGRGAGGAPTASAVVGDVVAEARHIARGCTGPTIPMYKDLPKAPINASKAAFAVRFLIHDKPGVLAAIAKEFADHGVSINGVNQDLKPTLSDPGYDGEIQQLRLVTHLTDEVTLRETVHAVCQLDCVTGEPSILRVMD, encoded by the coding sequence ATGCTTGTGGCACAGTTGAACCAAGAGCCCATCCGCGTCGGACTGCTGGGCGCGGGAACCGTCGGATCGCAGACCGCACGCCTGCTGGTGGAGCAGAAGGACGAACTCGCGGCCCGCATCGGCCGTCCGATCGAGCTGGCCGGCGTGGCCTGCCTCGATCCGGATGAGGTGAACTTCCCGTGGATCGACAAGTCGCTGCTGACCACCGACACGATGTCCGTCGCGACCAACGCCGACATCGTCGTCGAGCTGATCGGCGGCACCACCGTGGCCCGCACCTTCGTCATGGCCGCGATCGAATCCGGCGCGTCCGTCGTCACCGCGAACAAGGCGCTGCTGGCCAAGTACGGCCCTGAGATCTACGCCGCGGCCGACACCAAGGGCGTCGACATCTACTTCGAGGCCGCGGTCGGCGGCGCGATCCCGTTCCTGCTGCCGCTGCGCGAGTCGCTGGCCGGCGACAAGGTGACGAGCATGCTCGGCATCGTCAACGGCACCACCAACTACATCCTCGACGAGATGACCACCAAGGGCCTGCAGTTCGACGACGTGCTCAAGGACGCCCAGGCCAAGGGCTACGCCGAGGCCGACCCGACCGGCGACATCGAGGGCTACGACGCCGCGAACAAGGCTGCGATCATGGCCACGCTCGGCTTCCACACCAACGTGACGATCGACGACGTGAGCGTCGAGGGCATCACGCGCATCACCGCCGACGACATCGCCGCCGCCACCGCGGAGAACAAGGTCATCAAGCTGCTGGCCGTCGTCGAGAACGGCGAGGCCGGCGTGTCCGCGCGCGTCTACCCGGCGCTGATCAGCAACACGCATCCGCTCGCCTCCGTGCACGGCTCGTTCAACGCCGTGTTCGTCAAGGCCGAGGCCGCCGACGATCTCATGTTCTACGGCCGCGGCGCCGGCGGCGCCCCGACCGCCTCCGCCGTCGTCGGCGACGTGGTCGCCGAGGCCCGCCACATCGCGCGCGGCTGCACCGGCCCGACCATCCCGATGTACAAGGACCTGCCGAAGGCGCCGATCAACGCGAGCAAGGCCGCGTTCGCGGTGCGCTTCCTGATCCATGACAAGCCGGGCGTGCTGGCCGCGATCGCCAAGGAATTCGCCGATCACGGCGTCTCCATCAACGGCGTGAACCAGGATCTGAAGCCCACGCTCAGCGACCCGGGCTACGACGGCGAGATCCAGCAGCTGCGCCTGGTCACCCACCTGACCGACGAGGTGACGCTGCGCGAGACCGTGCACGCCGTCTGCCAGCTCGACTGCGTGACCGGCGAGCCGTCGATCCTGCGCGTGATGGACTGA
- the thrB gene encoding homoserine kinase, which yields MEPICKQVKVRVPATSANLGSGFDTVGLALDYHDELTFTMCADPSNRAAQVLIHGEGEDTLPRDETHLVVSTFRRACQTFGLGRFGFILEARNNIPQARGMGSSAEAIVAGIAAAAAFAHDDELDRDPVFELAAAIEGHPDNVAPAVYGGMTASWNLDTAEGVGSIPIPGGEPLHSGFHTVKYRVDPQIHASVFVPDYELSTEEAREALPGAVTYRDAVFNVSRVALMAAAMNPGALASASDPNALLFTATQDKLHQPYRKNLMHPSWDLIQALRSRGYAAAVSGAGPCVLVLHYGDAATSIEQVVSEQLASGHWKVLHLPVDTQGVQIERK from the coding sequence ATGGAACCGATCTGCAAGCAGGTCAAAGTACGCGTGCCGGCCACCAGCGCCAATCTGGGCTCGGGTTTCGACACGGTGGGCCTTGCGCTCGACTATCACGATGAGCTCACCTTCACGATGTGCGCCGATCCGTCGAACCGGGCCGCGCAGGTGCTGATCCACGGCGAGGGCGAGGACACGCTGCCCCGCGACGAGACGCATCTGGTGGTCTCGACCTTCCGCCGCGCCTGCCAGACCTTCGGTTTGGGGCGTTTCGGGTTCATTCTTGAGGCGCGCAACAACATCCCGCAGGCCCGCGGCATGGGGTCGTCCGCTGAGGCGATCGTCGCCGGCATCGCGGCCGCCGCCGCGTTCGCCCACGACGACGAGCTCGACCGCGATCCGGTGTTCGAGCTCGCCGCCGCGATCGAGGGGCATCCCGACAATGTGGCGCCGGCCGTCTACGGCGGCATGACCGCCTCGTGGAACCTCGACACGGCCGAAGGCGTCGGCTCGATCCCGATTCCGGGCGGCGAGCCGCTGCACAGCGGCTTCCACACCGTCAAGTACCGGGTCGACCCGCAGATCCACGCCTCCGTGTTCGTGCCCGACTATGAGCTGTCCACGGAGGAGGCGCGCGAGGCGCTGCCCGGGGCCGTCACCTACCGCGACGCGGTGTTCAACGTGTCGCGCGTGGCGCTGATGGCCGCCGCGATGAACCCCGGCGCGCTCGCCTCCGCGTCCGACCCGAACGCGCTGCTGTTCACCGCCACGCAGGACAAGCTGCACCAGCCGTACCGCAAGAACCTCATGCATCCGTCGTGGGACCTGATCCAGGCGCTGCGCTCCCGCGGCTACGCGGCGGCCGTTTCCGGCGCCGGCCCGTGCGTGCTGGTGCTGCACTACGGCGACGCGGCGACGTCCATCGAGCAGGTGGTCTCCGAGCAGCTCGCCTCCGGCCACTGGAAGGTGCTGCACCTGCCGGTCGACACGCAGGGCGTGCAGATCGAGCGCAAGTAG
- a CDS encoding SDR family NAD(P)-dependent oxidoreductase has protein sequence MTSNTYHFEDKVVIVTGGGTGIGRAVTRAFLDNGATVVAVGRRQEPLDETVAGYERGHTHITDVSNHEQVAELVRSVVDRFGHLDVVVSNAGIFEGGEIENVSDDVWHKLFSVNLDGLFYLTKEALPYLIESHGNIVVDTSVSGLRGDWGQTAYNSTKHAMNGFVRCVALDYGAKGVRVNAFAPGFIETDINKEVWSDPERVKPYLDRVALGRTGRAEDCAGVALFLASDDAAYLTGLVVPVDGGTTAATGQGRNSYENDTRSVL, from the coding sequence ATGACCAGCAACACCTATCATTTCGAAGACAAAGTCGTTATCGTCACCGGCGGGGGCACCGGCATCGGGCGCGCGGTCACGCGGGCGTTTCTCGACAACGGCGCCACCGTCGTGGCCGTAGGCCGCAGGCAGGAGCCGCTCGACGAGACCGTGGCCGGATACGAGCGCGGGCATACGCACATCACCGACGTGTCCAACCACGAGCAGGTCGCCGAGCTGGTGCGCTCGGTGGTGGACCGGTTCGGTCACCTCGACGTGGTGGTGTCCAACGCCGGCATCTTCGAGGGCGGCGAGATCGAGAACGTGTCCGACGACGTCTGGCACAAGCTGTTCTCCGTGAACCTCGACGGCCTGTTCTACCTGACCAAGGAAGCGCTGCCGTACCTGATCGAATCCCACGGCAACATCGTGGTGGACACCTCCGTCTCGGGCCTGCGCGGCGATTGGGGCCAGACCGCCTACAATTCCACCAAGCACGCGATGAACGGGTTCGTGCGCTGCGTGGCGCTCGACTACGGCGCCAAGGGCGTGCGCGTCAACGCCTTCGCCCCGGGCTTCATCGAAACCGACATCAACAAGGAGGTCTGGAGCGATCCCGAGCGCGTCAAGCCGTATCTCGACCGCGTGGCGCTCGGGCGCACCGGCCGCGCCGAGGACTGCGCCGGAGTCGCCCTGTTCCTCGCCTCGGACGATGCCGCCTATCTCACCGGTCTGGTCGTGCCCGTCGACGGCGGCACCACGGCGGCCACCGGTCAGGGACGCAACTCCTACGAGAACGACACCCGCTCGGTGCTCTGA
- a CDS encoding ABC transporter ATP-binding protein, producing MTTTTPQYQQFQQPVQPRAGQQPAVPAGAQPVLIATDLVMDYSAAMARTQAGRATTGVGAGPSAAVPGIHTLALNHVSFALVEGESVAVMGPSGSGKSTLLHSLAGIIKPTGGSVAFRGANLTAMSDADRTKLRRGAFGFVFQSGQLLPELPAVENIALPMMLGGMDYRSATDAAMLWLERLGLRALATHRPGEMSGGQMQRIAIARALAVRPAVVFADEPTGALDQATGREVMGILMEAAQANGSAVVVVTHDPNVASFCGRTVIMRDGQLYTAEAAAQYGWNGGAR from the coding sequence ATGACTACAACAACACCGCAATATCAGCAATTCCAGCAGCCCGTGCAGCCTCGGGCCGGACAGCAGCCCGCTGTGCCGGCCGGCGCCCAGCCGGTGCTGATCGCCACCGATCTGGTCATGGACTACAGCGCCGCCATGGCCCGCACGCAGGCCGGCCGCGCCACGACCGGCGTCGGCGCCGGGCCGTCCGCCGCCGTGCCGGGCATACACACCCTGGCGCTGAACCATGTGAGCTTTGCGCTGGTCGAAGGCGAAAGCGTCGCGGTCATGGGCCCGTCGGGCTCCGGCAAGTCGACGCTGCTGCACTCGCTGGCCGGCATCATCAAGCCGACCGGCGGATCGGTCGCCTTCCGCGGGGCCAACCTGACCGCGATGAGCGACGCCGACCGCACCAAGCTGCGCCGCGGCGCCTTCGGCTTCGTCTTCCAATCCGGGCAGCTGCTGCCCGAACTGCCCGCCGTGGAGAACATCGCGCTGCCGATGATGCTGGGCGGCATGGATTATCGCTCGGCCACCGATGCGGCCATGCTGTGGCTCGAACGGCTCGGTCTGCGCGCGCTCGCCACGCACCGTCCCGGCGAGATGAGCGGCGGTCAGATGCAGCGCATCGCGATCGCCCGCGCGCTCGCCGTGCGCCCGGCCGTCGTCTTCGCCGACGAGCCGACCGGCGCCCTCGATCAGGCCACCGGACGCGAGGTCATGGGCATCCTTATGGAGGCCGCCCAGGCCAACGGTTCGGCCGTGGTGGTCGTCACGCACGACCCGAACGTGGCCTCATTCTGCGGGCGTACCGTGATCATGCGCGACGGGCAGCTGTATACGGCCGAGGCGGCCGCGCAGTACGGCTGGAACGGGGGCGCGCGATGA